Proteins from a genomic interval of Scomber japonicus isolate fScoJap1 chromosome 10, fScoJap1.pri, whole genome shotgun sequence:
- the LOC128367145 gene encoding forkhead box protein O6-like, with protein sequence MLMMEDDELDAHQVDSDFEPQSRPRSCTWPLPCPEDFPGGHEVSGGLPLANIKVEPEDVPACRAGLVGGTPGELKHPAGAPAPTGATHPCLAGAALDVTGPLRKAKSSRRNAWGNQSYADLITRAIESTPEKRLTLSQIYDWMVRFVPYFKDKGDSNSSAGWKVRNRTYMPA encoded by the coding sequence ATGTTGATGATGGAGGACGACGAATTAGACGCTCATCAGGTTGATTCGGATTTCGAGCCGCAAAGCCGGCCTCGCTCATGCACCTGGCCGCTACCTTGCCCGGAGGATTTCCCCGGTGGACACGAGGTCAGCGGGGGTCTTCCACTGGCCAACATCAAGGTGGAACCGGAGGACGTCCCAGCTTGCAGAGCGGGGCTCGTGGGCGGAACGCCGGGAGAACTGAAGCATCCAGCCGGCGCCCCGGCACCCACAGGCGCGACGCACCCATGCCTGGCTGGCGCGGCTCTCGATGTGACCGGACCGCTGCGCAAAGCCAAATCCTCGCGGCGGAACGCGTGGGGGAACCAGTCCTACGCGGATCTCATTACCCGCGCCATTGAGAGCACCCCTGAAAAGAGACTCACGCTGTCACAGATATACGACTGGATGGTCCGTTTTGTGCCCTATTTCAAGGATAAGGGCGACAGTAATAGCTCAGCTGGCTGGAAGGTAAGGAATAGAACATACATGCCAGCTTGA
- the med18 gene encoding mediator of RNA polymerase II transcription subunit 18, with amino-acid sequence MEAPPVTVMPVTGGTINMMEYLLQGSVLDQALESLLHRLRGLCDNMEPETFTDHELVYLLKGQQGNPFILRARRSLSHPTAPWHLRYLGQPEVGDKSRHALVRNCVDVAASHSLPEFLNEMGFRMDHEFVSNGHIFRKGVMKIVVSKLSRILVPGNTDNIERLSLSYLVELSVLAPAGQDTVSEDMRSFAEQLKPLVHLEKIDPSKQRH; translated from the exons ATGGAGGCTCCTCCTGTAACTGTGATGCCTGTTACCGGGGGGACAATCAATATGATGGAGTACCTGTTGCAAG GCAGCGTGTTAGACCAGGCCCTGGAAAGCCTTTTGCATCGACTCCGAGGTCTATGTGACAACATGGAACCTGAGACCTTTACTGATCATGAGCTGGTTTATCTTCTGAAAGGCCAACAAGGCAACCCTTTCATTCTGCGTGCCCGCCGCTCCCTCTCCCATCCCACGGCTCCATGGCATCTACGCTACCTCGGGCAACCTGAAGTAGGGGACAAGAGCCGTCATGCCCTGGTGCGCAACTGTGTTGATGTGGCTGCCTCTCACAGCCTGCCAGAATTCCTCAATGAGATGGGCTTCCGCATGGACCATGAGTTTGTGTCCAATGGACATATATTTCGCAAAGGTGTGATGAAAATTGTGGTAAGCAAACTGTCACGGATCCTGGTACCGGGGAACACGGACAACATAGAACGTCTATCACTTTCATACTTAGTGGAACTGAGTGTGTTGGCTCCCGCTGGCCAGGACACTGTTTCAGAGGACATGCGCAGCTTTGCTGAGCAACTTAAACCCCTGGTTCACCTGGAGAAGATTGACCCCAGCAAACAAAGACACTGA